From Abyssibius alkaniclasticus:
GCCATTAGCCGTTACGGTTACCGGAAATTCAGTCGCACAACAGCGCCACATGGTGCGCTTTGCACTTGCGCATGGCGCATCAAGCCTGATTTTGCAGCCGCCCGCCGCTGGAGATTATTCCTCTGAAACCTGTATCGACTTTTTTTCTGACGTTGCAGACGGCTTTGATGCGACATTCGCAATACAGAACGCGCCGCAATATCTTGGCCAATCACTAAGCGATAGCCAAATAGGCCAATTGCGCGCCAGAAATCCGGGCTTCTCTGTTGTGAAATCCGAAAGCTCGGCTGTTGGATTGGCGTCACTCGTCGAGGCGCTCGATAGCACTATGTCCGTATTGAATGGCCGAGGCGGGCTTGAGATGATTGACTGCCTCTTTGCAGGCGCAAATGGGTTCATTCTGGCGCCCGATGTCATTGATAAATCAAAACGCGTTGTCGATTTGTGGTGCAAAGGTGATTTGGACGCGGCGCGGAACGCCTATGCAGAGGTCTTGCCAACAATCGTGTTTGTCATGCAGTCGATAGAGCATTTGATTTGCTACGGGAAGCGACTGTACGGATTGCGCAGTGGCATTGAAATTCATGACAGATCTCCAGCTATGGCGCCCAGTGCATTCGGCATTGCCGCAGTGGAACGATTTGCGGCTAAGCTTGGACCAATTCACCGAGACCAGATCATGAGGCTGTGATAAAGTTAGCAATAGCGGCATCAATTGGCCAGCTGCCCATACCCACTTATTTGACTGCTAGAGTTCCATGAAATTAGTTGATCTCCTTTTGCGTTCGATGTGTAAATTATTGAAGCCTTATGAGCCTCGATTGGTTTGTTGTTAGCGCGGCTTGTCGAACTCAGCGATCTTGCTCTTTCCCTTAGGTTTTCCTGATTGTGAATAAATTCGCAGCCACTTAAATTGTTTCCGAGTTGGAGAAGGGGTGGATGCCGCTCTCCCCCAGGCGGCATCGCAATGTGCCACACTTGCGGTGTTGAAAACACAAGTGAAAGAGAGGGCATCCGTGGAAGAAGTTAGCATCATCGGCGTCGATCTGGCAAAGAACGTGTTCAGCTGCACGCGGCGGCTGCGGACGGATCGGTCGTGTTCCGCAAGAAATTGTCACGACCGCAATTTGCGCGGTTCATGGCGAAAATCCGTCGTGCGAAGTGGCGATGGAGGCGTGCCCCAGCGCCCATCACTGGGCGCGGGAATTCACCGAGCACGGGCACCGGGTCCGGCTGATCGCGCCACATTACGCCAAGCCGTTCCTCAAAAGGCAGAAGAATGACGCGGCCGATGCGGAGGCTATTGTCGAAGCCGCGCTGCGACCGACGATGTGGTTCGTGGAACCCAAGACCGCAGAACAGCAGGCCCGTGCCGTCGCGTTCCGGACGCGCGAGCAGTTCGTGAAACAACGCACGGAAGCCGTTAATGCGCTCCGGTCCCATCTCTACGAGTTCGGCTATGTCGCGCCCGTAGGAATCGGCTATGTCCCACGCTTGGAACGGGTCGTCGAAGATCCGGATGCGGGCATTCCGGATCTGGCTTGCGAAATCTGCCGGATGCTCCTCGAGCAGATCGCGCAACTGACCGACCGGATCAATGCGCTGAAAGCCAAGATTGCCACCATATCAAACGAGGCCGAGATGCCCCGGCGGTTGCAGACCATGCTGGGCGTCGGCCCGATCACAGCGCTTGCGGTCGAGACCTTCGCGCCGCCGATGGAGCTGTTCCGCCGTGGGCGCGATTTTGCCGCCTGGCTCGGCCTGGTGCCACGACAGCATTCCACCGGCGGCAAACAGAAGCTGGGGAAGACCTCGAAGATGGGGCAACGCGATATTCGGCGATTGCTGGTGATCGGGGCGACCGCCTTAATCCGCTGGGCCTCACGCCGTGGGGCGCCGAAGGGGTCCTGGATGGCCCGGATGTTGGAGCGAAAGCCCATACCGGTTGTGGCGGTCGCGCTGGCGAACAAGATGACGCGCGGCATCTGGGCGATGCTTTCGCGAGACGAGAACTATCGCGGCCGTGTGGTGATCGGCGCCTGATCCGGCGTCGCGCAATCACCCGGGCCACCGAGTTGTGAGGAAGGCAAGATCCGAATGGGCAAATGATCGGCATGATCCGGGTCGGGAAAACCAGAAACCTTCTCCGAGCCTCGAGCTCGCTGTTGGTGATTTGGACCGGGTCCGCGCATCACCATCCCGGCCAGCGGCGCAATGTCAGCCGCACGAACAGGCCTGACAAAAGTACGCACTCGATCACATGTCCAGAAGATCAGAAAATCCTTGCAAACCGAGCGGCATCCACAAAAGAAGGTTGTCTTTCAGGCCCACCCCCTCCGCCACTTGCCCCCGCGAAAGCGTTCTCCCGATCCGGCTGCGGCCGGATTTTTCCGTTGTTTTCGAGGGTTATGCGGGAAAGCTGAACGCTGGTTGCGGGCTGCAAGAATTATTGGTGGTGGCGATCAAGGTTGGACTTCACGTGATTTGCCTTGCGAAAGAGGCAGAAGATCGGAGTTACGTCAGGGTTCCAGCACGCTGAAATCAAATGACTATCTGGAAATTTTCTGGAGGATGGCCAACATCGCGTGGGCGAGTGTAGCTCGATCGTATTTTTGCGCTGCGGCAACGCCCGCCAGGGACATTTGCCTCAACAGGTTCTGTTCGTTGCTCAAAGTCTTTAGTTTATCGGCGAGTTGCCTGGAATTTTCTGGTTCGAACGTGACCCCGGCTGCGGACTGGCGCACGATCTCGGCGGCCTCGCCTTCGACCCCTAAAACAATTGGGATTCCCATTCCCATACATTCGAACATCTTCGACGGGATCACAGTGGTGAAGAGTTTGGTGCGGCGCAGGTGGATCAGCGCAACGTCGAGAACCGACCAGTAGGCCGGCACCGCATCGCGTGGCACGGAGGCGCGGAAAATCACGTTCTTTAGTCCCAAGGCCTTTGCCCGCGCTACAAGCCCGTCACGCGCGGCGCCGTGGCCCAAGAAAAGGATGCGGATATGTTGCGTCTGCGGGTCATCTTGCAGAATAGCGGCTGCATCCAGAAGCGTGTCCAGCGCATGGGCCATACCGTGTGTGCCGATGTAGCCCGCAACAAAACAGCCTTCGATGCGCAGTTCCGCCTGCAGCGCAGCGTTCTTCTCGATGGGGTGAAAGCGGTTTGCGTCAACACCATTGGTCACTACGTGAATTTTGTTTCCGTCGATGCCGCGCCCAATCAGGTTGCGCTTGAAGGAATGAGTAACGGAAATCACAGCTTTGGCGCGGCGGTAGAGGAATAGCTCTAACTTTTCGAGCATATTGAGCAAACGGGACTCTTTCATCGCCCCAACGGCGCGGATCGACTCTGGCCAGATGTCACGCAGTTCAAATACGAAGGGTTTGCGTTTTATTGCAGCCGCGCCCCAGGCGGCGACTGCAGTGAAAAACTGTGGCGAGGTGCCGATGATTACGTCGGGCTTGCGCACGAAGAGCGCCGCGAGGAAGCCCGAGACCATGAAGCTGACGAAATCGAGGATGCGCAGGGCAAAGCCCTCGTTGCCTGTCATGTAGGTCCAGACGCGGATGACGCGGATACCTTCCATCTCCTCGCTTTGCCAAAGCTTGTTGCGGTAACCGTCGAAGACCTTTCCCGACGGGAAGTTCGGCGCGCAGGTGATAACGGTGACACGGTGCCCCGCCTTTACCCATTCGCGCGCGTGTTCGAAGGTGCGCGCGGCGGGGGCGTTGGTCTCGGGCGGGAAATTGTCGGTCATGAACAGGATGTGCATCAGTTGAAGTCCACCGCGAAGCTCATGGCGCCGGTGAAGTCCAGCGACAGGCACTGGCAGGGCAGGTTCTGGCCGAAGCGCGGGTGCCAGGTGGATGGCGCGACGCGCGCGGCGGCCCCCTCGGCGCGCCAGTGCAGCACCCGGCCCGAGGGCAGGGCAAGTGTGCCGTGATTGCCTTCGGATGTGGCAATGACGCCGGGGGGCAGGTGGAAGCGGGCGGTGCCCCGGGCTGTCGGGTCAAGCCGGTCGGCAATGGTGAGCCCCGTGTCCGTGAGGGTCCAGCGGCGGCTGTGGCGCGGGCCGCCGGGCAGGCGGGTGTAGCCATCGTGGCGGGCCGAAACGGTGAGCGCCGCAGCCGTATCGCCAGTTTCCACCCTATCAACCCGGGCGCGGCGCGCCACGCGAAAGCCGCTCCAGACCTCGGAACTGTCTGCGCCGTCCAGGGTGACGGTTGAATGCGCCGGTGTGCCGCGCTGGCGCAGACGTTCGTCTGTTGTCCCGTATTCCGACGTGCCGGAATTGACGATGACCCGTTCAGCGCCTAGGGACAGCTCGAAGGAAAGCGTGTCTGCATGGGCGTGACCGGGCAAATAGTCCGGCCCAACGCGGCCGATGTCGACCAGCAGCACGGCTTCTGCGCGCGCCATGCGGGTAAAACCGCTGTCAGCCAGATGTGTGAGCCCAGGCGATAGCGGCTCTGTGAGGATCCCCAATCTTTCGGCGTAGCCGTGCAGATTGCCGTTCTCCGGTGCAACGCCGAACGCCGCGTCATTGAAGAAGGAAATCCTTCCGTCGGGATGCGACATGGCATCAAGCCATCGCAGCATTCTCGGCAACCGCACTGCGCAATCTTGCGCCAGCGCGCGTTCGGCTGCATTCAGGACGGAAGCGCAGGCGGTCAGCAGGTTGAGCATATCTGCCACATCCTCGACGGCGAGGGCGTGATACATCGGCGTCAGCTCGAACTGTCCACCGTCGGGCAGGATCTGCTCGGGCATTTCACGACCCAGGATCGACAGCGCCCGCGCCCGCCAGCCCGCGGCCTCCGGCCCGTCGAAGCAAAACCCGGCAAAGAGCAACGCCTTGGCATTGGCAAAGAGGTGGTTGCCCAGCAGGTGCCATTCCAGACGCTTTGTCAACCAGCGCGCCTGAACGGCGAGGCTGTGGCGCGCCGCCTCATCGAGCGCGCCCCCGGTCAGGGCGTATTTCACCCAATTCACGATCCGCAGCGAAACCGGGTAAGGCTCCCAGCCCGATCCTGTTCCGGGCGGATTCTCGGCAATCCAGCGGGCGATCAGGCCGGCGTGCCAGATGCGGCGTGCCTTGGCGTCTTCGGCGTTCAGGTCGTCGAAATAATGCTGGTTGTAGCGCCAGAGCTTGGCCTTGGCCGGGTCGTCCCAGCCGTTGCGGGCCAGACTGCCCGCCTCGCCGAGGAAGACGAAGTCCTCCGGCCCGGTAACCGAGGCCGCGCGGGCGGCGGGGGCCACGAAACGCCCAGGCACCGCGCGCATGGCTGGGGCGGGCGCAAGGTCCGGGATGGGGCGTGCCAGCCGGAAAATGGCTCTTCCATAAATCTGCACCGGGCGCAGATGGCGTAGCGTGTGAAAGTAGCGCGGCAACGCCTTCAGCGACGGCATATTGGGCTCCTTCAGCGCAGACTCTCGGCCACTTCGATCGAGACACGGCTAACCTCGAACAGCTCGGCTGCGGAGACCGGTGCGGGTTTGCCGCTACGCACCGCCTCGATGAAGGCGGTGGCACAGGCGACCTGGCCCTTATCCTGCTTCCACAGTCTGACTGGCCTTACTTTGGACCAGCCACGCGCGGTAAGGCGCCGAAAGTTGTCTAGCTGCAGCACGCGCCCGGCGACAAAGACTTCCAGCCGCTCCTTGGCGACGCTAGGATGGCCGTTGGCAAGGTAATTCACTGCGCCGACCGAGCCATCGGCGAATTGCAGCGTGATCACCGCCTTGTCCTCGCGGATGGCGATGGCCGTGTGTTCGCCCAGTGAGACCGCGTGATGAGCTACGATTGGCGCACCAGCGAGGTGGCGCAGTAGATCGATGAAGTGGCAGCACTCGCCGACGATGCGGCCGCCGCCCACCGCCGGGTTCTGCGCCCAGTGATCGGCGGGGATGTCGCCCGCGTTGATCGTCATAATAAATGTCTTGGGCTGGTCGATCTTGTTCAGCAGGCCTTTCATCTGGATGATGTGCGGGGCAAAACGGCGGTTGAAGCCGATCATCAAATGCTGCTCGGGGCGGGTGGCCTTCTCTGCTTCGATCTCCGCCAACTCATCCAGCGTCAGGCAGAGCGGCTTCTCGCAGAAGACGTGCTTGCCCGCGCGCAGCGCCTCCAGCACCTGTT
This genomic window contains:
- a CDS encoding dihydrodipicolinate synthase family protein translates to MSSTMQGIHCVLYALFTPSGALDREAMRFQVAQMLSLNVDGIVVLGLATEVHKLDQSEQEALVNWAAEDIAARVPLAVTVTGNSVAQQRHMVRFALAHGASSLILQPPAAGDYSSETCIDFFSDVADGFDATFAIQNAPQYLGQSLSDSQIGQLRARNPGFSVVKSESSAVGLASLVEALDSTMSVLNGRGGLEMIDCLFAGANGFILAPDVIDKSKRVVDLWCKGDLDAARNAYAEVLPTIVFVMQSIEHLICYGKRLYGLRSGIEIHDRSPAMAPSAFGIAAVERFAAKLGPIHRDQIMRL
- a CDS encoding glycosyltransferase family 4 protein; translation: MHILFMTDNFPPETNAPAARTFEHAREWVKAGHRVTVITCAPNFPSGKVFDGYRNKLWQSEEMEGIRVIRVWTYMTGNEGFALRILDFVSFMVSGFLAALFVRKPDVIIGTSPQFFTAVAAWGAAAIKRKPFVFELRDIWPESIRAVGAMKESRLLNMLEKLELFLYRRAKAVISVTHSFKRNLIGRGIDGNKIHVVTNGVDANRFHPIEKNAALQAELRIEGCFVAGYIGTHGMAHALDTLLDAAAILQDDPQTQHIRILFLGHGAARDGLVARAKALGLKNVIFRASVPRDAVPAYWSVLDVALIHLRRTKLFTTVIPSKMFECMGMGIPIVLGVEGEAAEIVRQSAAGVTFEPENSRQLADKLKTLSNEQNLLRQMSLAGVAAAQKYDRATLAHAMLAILQKISR
- a CDS encoding heparinase II/III family protein — translated: MPSLKALPRYFHTLRHLRPVQIYGRAIFRLARPIPDLAPAPAMRAVPGRFVAPAARAASVTGPEDFVFLGEAGSLARNGWDDPAKAKLWRYNQHYFDDLNAEDAKARRIWHAGLIARWIAENPPGTGSGWEPYPVSLRIVNWVKYALTGGALDEAARHSLAVQARWLTKRLEWHLLGNHLFANAKALLFAGFCFDGPEAAGWRARALSILGREMPEQILPDGGQFELTPMYHALAVEDVADMLNLLTACASVLNAAERALAQDCAVRLPRMLRWLDAMSHPDGRISFFNDAAFGVAPENGNLHGYAERLGILTEPLSPGLTHLADSGFTRMARAEAVLLVDIGRVGPDYLPGHAHADTLSFELSLGAERVIVNSGTSEYGTTDERLRQRGTPAHSTVTLDGADSSEVWSGFRVARRARVDRVETGDTAAALTVSARHDGYTRLPGGPRHSRRWTLTDTGLTIADRLDPTARGTARFHLPPGVIATSEGNHGTLALPSGRVLHWRAEGAAARVAPSTWHPRFGQNLPCQCLSLDFTGAMSFAVDFN
- a CDS encoding Gfo/Idh/MocA family oxidoreductase, which translates into the protein MTSKRTRLQEDTHFRVIRLLQENPEMSQRDLAAAVGVSVGGILLNYPRAAEGEEAALERVVMLDAARPKASKGSVAFLGAGNYASRMLIPAFRAAGADLDTVISSGGISAVHSGKKFGFREAATEATDALTNTDIDTMVIATRHDAHAKQVLEALRAGKHVFCEKPLCLTLDELAEIEAEKATRPEQHLMIGFNRRFAPHIIQMKGLLNKIDQPKTFIMTINAGDIPADHWAQNPAVGGGRIVGECCHFIDLLRHLAGAPIVAHHAVSLGEHTAIAIREDKAVITLQFADGSVGAVNYLANGHPSVAKERLEVFVAGRVLQLDNFRRLTARGWSKVRPVRLWKQDKGQVACATAFIEAVRSGKPAPVSAAELFEVSRVSIEVAESLR